One genomic window of Marinobacter adhaerens HP15 includes the following:
- a CDS encoding sterol desaturase family protein → MALTDMILAVLEDSGLLSLWAMAAPWLALDERQLIFVIATPVFVGVTLWEYLKIRHDPQLMDTREAVRNFALGAGYQVTELLFAGLIAFPVYALCYHYRLFDLELNGFTVLLAFLGVDFCFYWMHRASHRVRWFWAAHVVHHSSERMNFSTAMRQNATNIFNGMWVFYLPLALLGLNPVWIGVAYALSLVYQFFIHTTLVGKLPGWVELVFNTPSHHRVHHGRNPGYIDRNYGGTLIVWDRLFGTFVDENAQDPPEYGITRPVRSNNLIVLWTHEYVDLFRDMAQPGGLLSRLTHLWKPPEWQRPAAEKNNKEPGRDNERTPSDAEQW, encoded by the coding sequence GCCTTGGCTGGCGCTGGATGAACGCCAACTGATCTTTGTGATTGCAACACCGGTTTTTGTGGGCGTTACCCTGTGGGAATACCTGAAGATTCGCCACGATCCGCAGCTGATGGATACCCGTGAGGCGGTCAGAAACTTTGCCCTAGGCGCCGGCTATCAGGTGACCGAACTGCTCTTCGCCGGCCTCATTGCCTTCCCTGTCTATGCCCTGTGCTACCACTACCGGCTGTTTGATCTGGAATTGAACGGATTCACCGTGCTGCTGGCTTTTCTGGGCGTGGACTTCTGTTTCTACTGGATGCACAGGGCCAGTCACAGGGTGCGCTGGTTCTGGGCGGCCCATGTGGTTCACCATTCCTCCGAGCGGATGAACTTCTCCACTGCCATGCGCCAGAATGCCACCAACATTTTCAACGGCATGTGGGTGTTCTACCTGCCCCTGGCGCTGCTGGGACTCAATCCTGTCTGGATCGGCGTAGCCTATGCCCTGTCGCTCGTCTACCAGTTCTTTATTCACACCACACTGGTCGGGAAGCTGCCCGGCTGGGTCGAACTGGTGTTCAACACGCCCAGCCATCACCGCGTCCATCATGGCCGAAATCCCGGCTACATCGACCGTAATTACGGCGGCACGCTGATAGTGTGGGATCGCCTGTTCGGCACGTTTGTCGATGAAAATGCCCAGGATCCGCCCGAATACGGCATCACCCGGCCTGTTCGCTCCAATAACCTGATTGTGCTCTGGACCCACGAATACGTGGACCTGTTCCGCGACATGGCACAGCCCGGCGGATTATTGTCTCGCCTTACCCATCTATGGAAACCGCCGGAGTGGCAACGCCCGGCTGCGGAGAAAAACAACAAGGAACCGGGTCGTGACAACGAACGAACACCCTCTGACGCTGAGCAGTGGTGA
- a CDS encoding alpha/beta hydrolase, which produces MTTNEHPLTLSSGDDHSIAGTVFTPTAPTGLLIISHGMAEHGDRYQSLARWLCERGMAVITFHHRGHGPNSGVENLGHYADQNGWASVLADLHQVVQHARSQFPGLPVNLLGHSMGSFIAQGYAQRYGDSLDTLILSATNRIDRGQLLASRALIGLIRLLQGKRHRSPLITRMTFEQFNRRFRPNRTHADWLSRDPHQVDAYVADPLCGFQCSTGLWLDFIGGMLAIKPPTWRKDLPVHLFSGTADAVGEMGRGVRQHFQAIREAGVGHVTLRLFEGGRHEMLNETNRDEVWQYLHSLCLHRDNASAQSTAEQKALLHARAP; this is translated from the coding sequence GTGACAACGAACGAACACCCTCTGACGCTGAGCAGTGGTGATGACCACAGCATAGCCGGAACAGTCTTTACCCCGACGGCTCCCACCGGCCTTCTGATCATCAGCCACGGCATGGCCGAGCATGGCGACCGTTACCAGTCTCTCGCTCGCTGGCTCTGCGAACGCGGCATGGCCGTTATCACCTTTCACCACCGGGGCCATGGCCCGAATTCAGGAGTCGAGAACCTGGGGCACTATGCGGACCAGAACGGCTGGGCCAGCGTGTTGGCCGACCTGCACCAGGTGGTCCAACACGCCCGTTCACAGTTTCCCGGGCTGCCGGTCAACCTGCTGGGCCACAGCATGGGCTCGTTCATTGCCCAGGGTTACGCCCAGAGGTACGGTGATTCCCTGGATACCCTGATCCTGAGCGCCACCAACCGGATTGATCGGGGCCAGCTATTGGCATCCCGGGCCCTGATCGGCCTGATCCGACTGCTCCAGGGCAAGCGGCACCGCAGCCCGTTGATTACCCGCATGACCTTTGAGCAGTTCAATCGCCGGTTCCGCCCCAACCGGACCCATGCCGATTGGCTCAGCCGCGATCCGCACCAGGTTGACGCCTACGTTGCCGATCCGCTTTGCGGGTTTCAATGCTCAACCGGGCTCTGGCTGGATTTTATCGGCGGCATGCTGGCCATCAAGCCGCCGACCTGGCGAAAAGACCTGCCTGTGCACCTGTTCTCTGGAACGGCGGACGCGGTTGGTGAAATGGGCCGCGGCGTGCGCCAGCACTTTCAGGCCATTCGAGAGGCGGGTGTTGGCCATGTGACCCTGAGGTTGTTTGAGGGCGGGCGCCATGAGATGCTCAACGAAACCAACCGGGACGAGGTGTGGCAATACTTGCATTCCCTGTGCCTGCATAGGGACAATGCGTCTGCCCAATCAACCGCCGAACAGAAAGCCCTGCTCCATGCCAGAGCCCCATGA
- the modA gene encoding molybdate ABC transporter substrate-binding protein — protein sequence MPEPHERRTRICHPITRAFACLCVLFSFASGAIAGEVSIGVAANFTDTTQELTRHFEAETGHRVSASFGSTGKLYAQIRNGAPFDVFMAADVLRPELIEEAQVGVNGTRFTYARGKLVLWSPAPDAFEDAPRYLEQQPFARLAIANPKTAPYGLAAQQVLEHIGQWQTLQPKLVRGDSIAQTFQFVVSRNAQAGFVAASQVKVWDEDAGTLWQVPQAYYQPIDQQAILLNRGASNEAARAWMDFLKSDTAIGIIRSYGYDEGHDAIN from the coding sequence ATGCCAGAGCCCCATGAGCGCCGCACCAGAATCTGCCACCCAATAACCCGGGCTTTCGCCTGCCTGTGCGTGTTGTTCAGTTTTGCTTCCGGAGCCATCGCCGGCGAAGTCAGTATTGGTGTGGCCGCAAACTTCACCGATACCACCCAGGAACTGACCAGGCACTTTGAAGCGGAAACCGGTCACCGGGTGTCCGCCAGCTTTGGCTCTACCGGCAAACTTTACGCCCAGATCAGGAACGGCGCGCCCTTCGACGTATTCATGGCGGCCGACGTGCTCAGGCCAGAGCTAATCGAAGAGGCGCAGGTCGGGGTCAACGGAACCCGCTTTACCTATGCCCGGGGCAAGCTGGTGCTCTGGAGCCCGGCTCCCGATGCGTTTGAGGATGCCCCGCGCTATCTGGAGCAGCAACCCTTCGCCAGGCTGGCCATCGCCAACCCGAAAACCGCACCCTATGGCCTGGCTGCCCAGCAGGTTCTTGAGCACATCGGCCAATGGCAAACGTTGCAACCGAAACTGGTCCGCGGTGATTCCATAGCCCAGACGTTCCAGTTTGTTGTCAGTCGCAATGCCCAGGCCGGTTTCGTGGCCGCTTCCCAGGTGAAAGTCTGGGACGAGGATGCCGGCACCCTATGGCAGGTGCCTCAGGCCTATTACCAGCCCATCGACCAGCAGGCCATCCTGCTGAACCGGGGCGCCAGCAATGAAGCAGCCCGCGCCTGGATGGATTTCCTGAAATCCGATACAGCCATCGGCATCATCCGGAGCTATGGTTACGACGAAGGACATGACGCGATCAACTGA
- the modB gene encoding molybdate ABC transporter permease subunit gives MFETYWDPVWLTLKLATTTTLLLLLIGTPIAWWLARTRHWLRQPVAAVVALPLVLPPTVLGFYLLLVMGPEGWVGQVTQSLGIGLLPFTFEGLVVASVIYSLPFTVQPLQNAFESVGDRFLEVAATLRAAPWDRFLFVAVPLARNGFLTAAVLTFAHTIGEFGVILMIGGNIPGETKVLSVAIYDHVESLEYTEAHWLSAGMVVFSFVVLVTLYALNGKARSGALR, from the coding sequence ATGTTTGAAACCTACTGGGATCCAGTCTGGCTGACTCTGAAACTGGCCACGACAACCACTCTGCTGCTGTTGCTGATAGGCACGCCCATCGCCTGGTGGCTCGCCAGAACCCGGCACTGGCTGCGCCAACCGGTAGCGGCCGTGGTCGCGCTGCCTCTGGTTTTGCCGCCCACGGTCCTTGGCTTTTACCTGCTGCTGGTGATGGGGCCAGAAGGCTGGGTTGGCCAGGTCACCCAGTCGCTCGGCATCGGGCTGTTGCCGTTTACCTTCGAGGGTCTGGTGGTGGCTTCCGTGATCTATTCCCTGCCGTTTACGGTGCAACCGCTGCAGAATGCCTTCGAGTCGGTTGGCGACCGTTTCCTCGAGGTCGCTGCCACGCTCCGCGCCGCGCCCTGGGATCGCTTCCTGTTTGTTGCCGTGCCCCTTGCCCGCAACGGTTTCCTCACTGCCGCCGTACTGACCTTCGCCCATACCATTGGCGAGTTCGGCGTGATTCTGATGATCGGGGGTAACATTCCCGGGGAAACCAAAGTTCTCTCCGTTGCTATCTATGACCACGTGGAATCCCTCGAATACACCGAGGCACACTGGCTTTCTGCCGGCATGGTGGTGTTCTCCTTCGTGGTTCTGGTCACCCTCTACGCTCTCAACGGTAAGGCCCGGTCGGGAGCACTGAGATGA
- the modC gene encoding molybdenum ABC transporter ATP-binding protein: MSEKKSISARFRCAFPGFGLDVDLTLPGTGITALFGHSGCGKTTVLRCMAGLHRAEGAMTVLDEHWQSADTFLPVHKRPLAYVFQETHLFPHLTVRKNLEFGYRRIPATDRQIGFDEAVNWLGLGGHLDRMPAGLSGGERQRVAIARALLTSPRLLLMDEPMSALDKASKHDILPYLERLRDALAIPIVYVSHSTAEVARLADHLVVMEDGKVLASGPTRETLARMDNPFRLEDDAGVLVEGTIRELDQRWHLARFEFDGGSLWLRRDNGMKIGDRVRIQLLSRDISLALEENPDQSIQNLVPATIDRIEPDVTPGVSIVRLLAGPTPVMSRLTTRAVDQLALEPGRQVWMQIKSVALAD, from the coding sequence ATGAGCGAAAAGAAAAGCATCTCTGCCCGCTTCCGTTGCGCGTTTCCCGGGTTTGGTCTGGACGTTGACCTGACCCTGCCCGGCACAGGCATCACCGCCCTGTTCGGGCATTCCGGCTGCGGCAAGACCACTGTTTTGCGCTGTATGGCGGGCCTGCACCGCGCAGAGGGAGCCATGACCGTTCTCGACGAACACTGGCAAAGCGCTGATACTTTCCTGCCGGTTCATAAACGTCCCCTCGCCTATGTATTCCAGGAAACCCACCTGTTTCCCCATCTGACCGTGCGCAAGAATCTTGAATTCGGATACCGGCGCATTCCGGCCACGGACCGGCAGATCGGGTTTGACGAGGCAGTGAACTGGCTGGGACTCGGCGGCCACCTGGACCGTATGCCCGCAGGCCTGTCCGGGGGCGAGCGCCAGCGGGTAGCGATAGCCCGCGCGCTGCTGACCAGTCCCCGGCTGTTACTTATGGACGAACCGATGTCGGCCCTGGACAAAGCCAGCAAACACGACATCCTGCCCTATCTGGAGCGTCTTAGGGACGCCCTGGCCATCCCGATCGTATATGTCTCCCACTCTACCGCAGAGGTGGCCCGGCTCGCCGACCATCTGGTGGTCATGGAGGACGGCAAGGTGTTAGCCAGCGGGCCGACCCGGGAGACACTTGCACGCATGGACAACCCGTTCCGTCTCGAGGACGACGCGGGCGTGCTTGTGGAGGGGACAATAAGAGAACTGGATCAGCGCTGGCACCTGGCGCGCTTTGAGTTCGACGGTGGCTCCCTGTGGCTGCGCCGGGACAACGGCATGAAAATCGGGGATCGGGTCCGGATCCAGTTGCTGTCCCGGGACATCAGCCTGGCTCTGGAAGAGAACCCTGACCAGAGCATCCAGAACCTGGTTCCGGCAACCATTGACCGGATTGAGCCGGACGTTACCCCCGGCGTCAGTATCGTCCGCCTGCTCGCCGGACCCACACCGGTCATGTCCCGACTGACCACCCGGGCTGTTGACCAGCTGGCCCTGGAACCCGGCCGGCAGGTGTGGATGCAGATCAAGTCAGTGGCCCTGGCCGACTGA